The following are encoded in a window of Oncorhynchus masou masou isolate Uvic2021 chromosome 17, UVic_Omas_1.1, whole genome shotgun sequence genomic DNA:
- the LOC135558751 gene encoding C-C chemokine receptor type 4-like: MGVYEDVLAFLNEDNDTDYNDSVDPSYVMDDIVKLCGKTEVNRFGAKFIPTFYTINFLLSVVGNGLVLCIIYKYEKLTSVTNIFLLNLVISDLLFASSLPFWATYYSSEWIFGPYMCKLVGSVYFIGFYSSILFLTLMTFDRYLAVVHAINAAKWRRKIYACVSSAVVWCISLLASVKELVLYNVWEDSQSEHFCEETGFSNEIMNKWKLVGYYQQFVIFFLLPLAMVMYCYVRITVRIMSTRMREKCRAVKLIFVIVFTFFVCWTPYNVVILLRALQISNSHSSEDCSYVLDYALYVTRNIAYLYCCVSPVFYTFVGKKFQRHFRKLLAKHIPCLKSHNHTSHSSQSRTTSQKSPHTMYVY, translated from the coding sequence ATGGGGGTGTATGAAGACGTCTTGGCTTTTTTGAATGAGGACAATGATACAGATTATAACGACTCTGTAGACCCCAGCTATGTCATGGATGATATTGTGAAACTGTGTGGCAAAACTGAGGTAAACAGATTTGGAGCCAAGTTCATCCCAACATTCTACACCATCAATTTCCTGCTGAGTGTGGTTGGGAATGGGCTGGTTCTATGCATTATCTACAAATACGAGAAGCTCACTTCCGTCACCAACATCTTCCTCCTTAACCTGGTCATCTCTGACCTGCTGTTTGCGTCCAGTTTGCCCTTCTGGGCCACTTACTACTCCTCTGAGTGGATCTTTGGCCCGTACATGTGCAAGCTGGTGGGCAGCGTGTACTTCATCGGattctacagctccatcctcttcctcactctcatGACCTTTGACCGATACCTGGCTGTGGTCCATGCCATTAACGCTGCCAAATGGAGGAGGAAGATCTACGCCTGCGTCTCCTCGGCAGTTGTGTGGTGTATCAGCCTTCTGGCCAGCGTCAAGGAGTTAGTTCTGTACAACGTCTGGGAGGATTCTCAATCCGAACACTTTTGTGAGGAGACAGGCTTCTCCAATGAGATCATGAACAAATGGAAGCTGGTGGGTTACTATCAGCAGTTTGTTATCTTCTTTCTACTTCCTTTGGCCATGGTCATGTACTGCTATGTTAGAATCACAGTCCGAATCATGTCAACCCGGATGAGAGAGAAGTGTAGGGCAGTCAAACTGATTTTTGTGATTGTATTTACATTTTTCGTGTGCTGGACCCCATACAATGTTGTGATACTGCTGAGAGCCCTCCAGATCTCCAACAGTCATAGTTCTGAGGACTGCTCTTATGTGCTTGACTACGCTCTGTATGTGACTAGGAATATAGCATACCTCTACTGTTGTGTAAGCCCTGTTTTCTACACGTTTGTTGGGAAAAAGTTTCAAAGGCACTTTAGGAAACTACTTGCAAAGCATATCCCATGTCTGAAGAGTCATAACCACACTAGCCATAGTAGCCAAAGTAGAACAACTTCTCAGAAAAGCCCACATACCATGTATGTATACTAG